CGACGGCGATGACCTCGGTATTCAGCTTGGGGATGCCGCCAAAGGTGAGGGGCTTCAGCTTCTCAAAGTGAGAGCCGTCTTCGGCCTCCAGGATGGCGAGGTCACAATCATGCGCCACATGCACCACGCGGGCCGGATGGGGCTCGGGGTCATTGGTGGTGCGGATCACCAGCTTGGTGGCATTGCTGATGACGTGGGCATTGGTGAGGAAGCGGTTTTTACCGATGAGGAAACCTGTGCCCGACCCGCCGGAGGGCTGGCCGGCATTCCAGGGCTCGCGGTAGTCAGGGAGCAGAACGGAAGCGTCGATGTTGACGATGCCTTCCCATTCATCAATCAGCGGAGCCTCAGGAGCAGGAGGAGAGGCGGCAGGGACGGAGTCCGGCACGGTATCCGGCGCAGCTTGCTGGGCAGGGGAGAGAACGGAAAACGCCAAGGCTGCGACGGCGGGGTAAAGGGGACGCATTTTCATGAAAAAGGACAATCTGTGCCAAACATACGTAGGGCGGTGCATCAAAGACAAGTGCTTCTGCCGACCTGCTCAAACAATACGCAACGAAGTTCGCGGACTCTTGTTGCTCCGTTTGAAAGATTCGGCAGGATCAGGCCGCAAATCCATGGCCAATCCCTCTCAGTCAGAATCCATTGATCAACTTCGCCAGGATGCCTGGGTGGGAGATGCAGTGCTGGAACTTTACGTCCGCAGTTACATCCTGCGCCTGCATGGCAAGGTGGATGCGGAGATGAAGACCCGGTTTACCTGCAATCAGTTTCTCAACTGCGTGGGCAACCCCACCAAGGTCGAGGCCGACATCGGCATCATCTACCAGAAGAGCGGGCTGGAGACGGCCTTTGCCTGGATCCGCGAGAACCTGGAGCCGCTGTTTATCAAACAAGAGGCTAAGCGAGTGCGAACGGGGAAGTGAACTTGAGATTCAAAAAGCCCTTTCTTGACAGCGCCTAACCATTCGGTTAATCACGGGCCTCGTTTGATGAACTCTCTCCGTCATCCATGCATTGCCGCCGTCGCTGGTTCCCCAGCGAAACGTGGCGTCATGGTGTGGGCCGTTAACGCGGCCTGGCCACGCCAGGTGGGTTGAGATCTTCGTTTATCTAAATTTCCAAACGTATCTCCCAAACCCACCCCGGACACAGGCGGTGGGTTTTTTCTTGCCGCTGCGTGATTCCCAAAATCACTTTTCATGAGCAGCCCTAGCATCCTGGTCGAATCTTCCACCTCGCTCCCCAGCGTGGCCGGTCCCTTACGCCCTCCCTTCAGTCTCGTCATCGCAGCCTTTGCGGCGGTGTATCTGATCTGGGGGTCCACATATCTGGGCATTCGTCTGGCCATTGATTCCATCCCACCCCTGCTGATGGCGGGCAGCCGTTTTGTCACCGCTGGCGGTGTTTTGTATCTGGTCATGCGAATGCGCGGTGCACCGCGTCCCGACTGGGACCACTGGCGCGGTTCCATCATCATCGGTGGCCTGCTGCTGATGGCGGGAAATGGCGGTGTGTGCTGGACCCAGCAGACGGTTCCGTCTGGTGTGGCGGCGCTCATCGTGGCCTCCGTGCCGCTGTGGATCATGCTGGTGGATTGGCTGCGCCCGCAGGGCCTGCGGCCCACGCGCCGGGTGGTGGCGGGCCTCTTCATTGGCATGACGGGCGTTGCCGTGATCATCTTGGGTCGTGGGGCCTTGGGCCAGCGAGTGGTGGAGCCCGTGGCGGCTCTGGTGCTCGTGGGAGCAAACATCTGCTGGGCTCTCGGCTCCATCTATGCCCGCCATGCACGAAAGCCCAGCTCTGCCCTGCTAGGTGTGGCCATGCAGATGTTGTGTGGGGGTGGATTGCAATTGTTGTTAGGCCTGATTTTGGGTGAAGCGCAGGATTTAAATCTGGCTGCCATCACTCCCACCTCGGCCTGGGCTTTTGTTTATCTCACCTTCATCGGCTCCCTCGTTGGCTTCACCGCCTACATCTGGCTGCTGCAGGTCAGCACCCCAGCACGGGTCTCCACCCATGCTTATGTGAACCCTCTCGTGGCCGTGCTGCTCGGCAGTTGGTTCCTGCATGAGCCCATCTCTCAGAACGTCATCATCGCAGGCGCTCTGGTGCTTTTTTCCGTGCTTCTCATCACCCGTTCCTCTCCCTCTCCCAAGTGAACACCCTTTCTGTTAGCGACTTCTATCTCCCTCCCGCCTCGGCTTCTGCGGCGGACTTGCCTGCACGGCGCAGTGCGGGCACACACGCGTCTTTTGCCCTGCCTCTGATGCGGCCGGGGATGCGCTTGCTGGACTGTGGCTGTGGCCATGGTTCCATTACCCTCGGCCTCGCGGAACGCGTGCGGCCTGGGGGCATCATCGGCATTGATGTCCAGGGTGACTCGTTGGCACAGGCCAATGAAAAAGCGGCAGAACGCGGCCTAAACGCCGCCTTCTTGCAGGCCAATCTGTATGAACTGTCCTTCGGTGCGGCCGAGTTCGACGGGGTGTTCTCGCATGCCTTGTTCGAGCATCTGGCGCATCCGCTGGTGGCTCTGCGTGAGCTCCGGCGGGTGATGAAGCCGGGGGCGTTCATTGCCCTGCGCAGCCTGGACTGGGGTGGTTTTGTCCTGGAGCCCTGGGATGAAACCGTGGCCGCTGCGCTGGAGACCTGCAAACAGATGCAGGCCCAGAAGGGCGGCGACATCCACGCCGGGCGGAAGCTGCCTGCCTGGTTGCGGGCTGCGGGCTTTCATCATGTCACCCCCTCTGCCAGTTATGAGATCCATCCTTCGACCACTTTGATCGCCGGAGATTTGGCTCAACAACTGGAGCAAGGGGGACACACGGAGGCCGCCCAAAACATGTGCCAATGGGCCACCCAACGCGGTGCCCTCGTCGCTCAATCCTGGTTTGAAGCCGTCGGCTGGAAACCCTGGATGTGAGGTGCCCGGAACGGTGGAGGTGTGGAGCCTCCAGCGACGATTCGCTAGCTCTGCTGGTGTCTAGCCTTTAGGCGAGGCTTCGGTATTCGATGTTTCCCGAGATCGCCTAAAGGCTAGACACCAACAGAGCGAATTAGGCCTCGGAGAAACGTGTCATTGAGCTGTCTCAATCACCTGCCCGCCGGGGCGAGGTGATTCGCCTCAGCATGCACCCGCAGTTCCTCCACGGCCTCTAGGATCAGTTCGCGGTCCATTTCGTGGACTTCGAGTTTTTGACCCACTTTGGGCACGAGGGTGACGGTGAGTTCGCCGCCGAGGTGCTCGCGGAACTCTTCGAGGCCTTCGAGGATGGTGGGCTCGCCAGTCCTGCCTTCGGCAAGGAGGCTGGGGTGGTAGATTTCAAAGCCGATCTGTTCCACCAGGCGCATGACACGCTGCGCGGTGGGGGCATCGAGAATGCCTTTCTTCACCGAGTAAAGGAGGTCCACCGCCATGCCGATGGCCACGGCTTCGCCATGGGTGACGGCAAAGTGAGTGATCTGCTCCAGCTTATGCGCGGCCCAGTGACCGAAGTCGAGCGGGCGGGCGCTGCCGAGTTCAAAGGGGTCGCCCCCGGTGGCGATGTGCTCCACATGCAGCTCGGCACTGCGCTGGACCACCCGCTCAAGTGCAGGCTGCTCCAGACGGGCGAGGGCCGGAGCCATCTGCTCGATCTCTTCAAAAAAGGCGCGGTCGCGGATGAGGGAAACTTTGATGGCCTCAATGATGCCATTGCGGCGCTCGCGTTCGGGCAGGGACTCCAGAAAGGCAAAGTCATTCACCACGGCAAAAGGAACGGCGAAGCTGCCCACCCAGTTCTTTTTCTCGAAGTAATTGACGCCATTTTTCACGCCCACGCCGCCATCGCCCTGGCTGAGGGTGGTGGTGGGGAAGCGCACGTGGCGGATGCCCCGGTGGGCGGTGGCTGCCGCAAAACAAACGAGGTCCAGCGTGGCCCCACCGCCGATGACAAAGACGTAACTGTGGCGGTCCAGCCCGGCATCGTTGATGGCCTGCCAGCACTGCTGGACGAGGGAAAAGTCATTCTTGCAGGGTTCACCACCGGGCAGGATCACGGGCTCGCCCGCTAGGTCCAGCACCTCGGCATGGGCCCGTGCATACGAGCGGATGTTGTCGAGAAGTTGCGGGTTGGCTGAGGCCACATGATCATCCACAAACACCAGCACACGAGGGACCTTGTTGGGGTGGTCCAGCAGGAGGAGATCGCAGATGGTCGTGTTTGCAGCAGCAAACACATCGCGGGTGAAAAGGATGCGATGGGCGTATTCGAGCCTGATTTTCTTCTCCAGCATGGGCGGTTGGGTCTCATTAATCCTTACGCCAAAGGTGACGAAAGGGAAAGACTAGAACGAGCTTTGCCGCCGTTTCATGCAGTCAGGAGACGTGGAAATGCATGCTTAAGTGGCCGCAATCCACCGCTGCCAGAGGCGCAGCAGTGGGGCCATTAGGACAAAGCCACAGGCTAGAGATAGGGAAACCTGCATGACGGCCAGCGCATCCACCACGGCGATGCCTGCCAGCAGGATGCCCACCGCCCGGCCAATCGCGGGCCCGCCCTGGTGCATGACCCGTGTGGCGTAGGCCACCATGCCGATGAAAAGCAGGATGAAGGGCAGGGGAGCGAGCGGCGTGAGATCCCCCAAAAGAGAAATGAGCCGCCAGTTTGCCCGGCTGAGCCAGAAGACCGTGGCGACCAGCGCCGGTGCATACAGCAGACCTTTGGCAAAAAAAGCGCGCAGGCGGGAGGTGAGCGCCCCTTTAGCCTCCATGCGGGCGACCATGGTGAGGCCGACGATGTAGGCACCTAAAGTGAGGGCAAAAATCAGCCCGTCACCATTCATCCACCCATGAATGCTGGCCCCGCTGCCGGGCAGGGCCGAGCTGGCCATGAGATAAAGCAGCACCCGGCACGAGCCCATCACCCACACGGCCCCTGGCCAGGGTTTATGATAGAGATCATAAAACAGAATGGCGGAGACGAGGGCGACGGTGATGCCCACGCTAGCCCCGGCAGTGCAGATGGCGAGCGTTGCTCCCAGTGCCATCATCCCCAGCCCCACGCCCCAGGCAGTGCCGGCGCTGATTTTGCCACTTGGGATGGGGCGTTCCTTTTTGTGCTCGCGATCGAATTTGGCATCCGCCGCATCATTCAGGATCATGCCGCCTGTATAAAGAAGGGAGCCCGCCAGCAGCAGCCAGCCCAGCTTTGCATCCATCCACGGGCCACCTGCCAGTAGCCAGGCGGCGGTGACGTTGGTCCAGACAGTGGGGAGATTGGAGATGCGGGCGAGTTCGAGCCAGGCGCGGAGCATGGGCGGACCCTAGCGCACGCTGTGGGCTGCGCAAAGGCGCGGCATCATTTCGCCTTCATCGTCCGCTTTTGATGCTCTTTAAAAGCTTCCCGCGCCTCGGTTTCACGGCCCATCTTTTTATAGGCGTAGGCCAGATTCATCCAGGCTTGCGGGTGCGTGGGGCGCAGGCGCACGGTATTGCGGTAGGCTTTGGTTGCCTCGCCAGGATCACCCTGCTTATCAAAAAGCAGCCCCTGATAATACCAGGCCTCGGAGTAGCCAGCGTTCAGCTTCAAGCTTTGGGAAATGGCCGCCTGGGCTCCATCATAGTCCTTTAAACGACCGCGCACATAAGCCTGCAAATAATGCGCCTGGGCATAACCAGGAGCCAGCAGAGTCACGCGGCGCAGGGCATCATCGGCCTTGCCCAGATCCCCATCCCGCACGTGGCGGCTGGCCAGCAGCAGCCAGGCCAGTTGATCATTCGGTCGCTGCTCCACGGCCAGTTCCAGCGCTTCGCGGTCCTCCGTGGTGTCCGGCAGGCCACCAGGGGATTCACGCAGTTTAGCAAAGGCCAGTTGATGCCAGTAGAGTCCCGCCTTGGGGTCCAGAGCCACGGCTTTGCGCTGGCAGTTCAGCGCCTCGGGAGAGGCCCCTAGATAGGTGGCACTCAGCCCCAGCAGGGCCCAGCATTCCGCGCTGCGTGGGTACTTGCGGGTCAGTTGCACCAGCTTGCGCATGGCAGACTCCACACGCTTTTGCTGAAGAGTGGCAAAGGCGGCAACGAACTCGGGATCGTTGGCCACTTCACGCAACTTGGGGCTCTGGGGCAGTTTCGAAAGCGGCTGCATGGGCGCGCGGTTTTTGCGCAGTTCAAAGGCGGCTGCATCGCAGGGCAGGGCAAAGTTCATCCAGCTCTGCAGTGGCACCTTCATTCCCACCACGGCCATGACGCGCCCGGCCTTCGACAACACGGGGGAACCCACCGCGCCAGGGGAGTCTGTGCCTTTTAGATTCAGCCAGCCCAGGCCCGTGAGGGCGGGGTCCATCTGCACCTTCGCATCCGCCAGCACGAGTCCGCGTTTTTCAGAGACCGCGAGGACGTGGCAGGCGCGTTCTTGGGCAAAGTCCGTGTCGGGGGCGAGCTCCAGCGGCGTGGTGTCCCTGGTTTCACTTTGCAGCAGCGTCACTCCAGTGACGAGATCCGCCAAGTAGAAACCGGCCACTTTATGATTGGTGCCATCCGCGCCCGTGGTGGTGATGTAGTCCACCTTTTCCGCGATCTCCGGATGTAGCAAACCTGTGTCTGTTAGGATAACGCCGTCTTTTGTCACAAAGCAGCCGACCCCACTGCTGATCTGATTGCCAAATTCATCCCAGACACGGATGCCTACGACAGAGGCGGCTACCTTGGCCCCCAAGCTGCGCAGTTCCAGCTCTTCCGGTGTCAGCGGTTTGTCCGGTGTACCTGCGGGGGCTTGCTCCCCAGGCAGATAGGGAGAGATGGGCGGTAGCAGCTCCAGGTTCTCTTCATCGGCCATGGGCAGGTCGCGCTTCTCGCTTTGGAAGAGGAGCAGCGGATTCTCGTAGTTGTTCACGTCCACGGGAAACCCGGCATTCTGAGGAAGAGCAGGTTCACCTGGTCCAGCGGGCACATTGGGGGAGATAGGATCCAAAACCGCCGCCGGGGCAGGGGCGGGGCGGCTAGGCTGTTGGGCATGCAACAGGACCGTCAAAAGGGCTAGGCAGAGCATCAATAAAGGTCTCATCATGTGCCAGAGTGTGAGCAGAATGTGACACTTTGCGGCGGGTAACGTGTGACGAATTCTTCACATCGAACTCATTTCAGCAGCGGAAAGCACAGATTAATAAACGAGGCAATTCCATCCCATCATGCGTTCCCTCGCTTTGCTCACTCTTACCTTTTGTGCCCTGGCTGCCCCAGCGGCCGAGCTTGAACTCAAGTCGCTCGGCGGTGAAGGCGCGGCGCAAAAGCGCAAATACGGACCTTTTGTCGGCGTGTCCGTCGGCGAGTCCTTCGGTCAGAGCGGGGATGTGAAGATCGGTGACAAAAGATTCAGCCTGGATGATTCTGACGGTGCTGCCAGTTTCAGCATCGAAGTCGGTAAGAGCTGGAAGATGAAGCGTCTGCCCATCCTCGCTTCCGTGGATGTGGAAGGAACCTTCATGTCCACCGAGCTTAAAGGGCGCTCTGCCGATGCTAACCAACCCGCGGGTGGTGGCCGTCTGGCGACCGACACGGTGTCTTATCAGGCTGACATGAATTCCCTGTTCTTTAACCTGAATGGCACCCTGGCCCTGGATCTTTACCGCTACCGGGCTCGCATCGGCAAATTCGCCGCTGGGTTCCGCCCCTACGTGGGCGCAGGCTTCGGCGGTGGTCAGGTGTGGTATCGCAATGCCACAGCCAAGTCCCGTGCCCAGTTTAATAACACAGGAACCAATACAGCCAGCACCACGCCCTTCAGTGTGGATGAATTCATCAATTCCTGGAACTGGTACGCCGGTGTCGAGTGGACCTGGAAAGACCAGTATTCCATCTTCGCTGAGTATCGTGACTTCCACGTCGGTGACCTTGAGGAGCTAACGAACTTTGCTTCCGATGGCTACCTCATCGGTTTCCGCTACCGCTATTAATTTTCATTTCGCCCGGCTCTCCCTCAACCCACCTCCATGAAGTTCTCCCGCCTGTTTACTTTGGGCCTTGCCACCGTCGCACTGGCCTCCTGCAAGACCATCACCTCGGAGCGTCTCGCGTTCCCTAACGCCCCTGTGAGCTATCAACTGGTGAGCGATATGGTGGATGAAGAAACGATCGAAAACACCATCAAGTTCCGCAACTTGGGGCAGCAGATCGTCAGCTTTGACTACACCATCTCGGATGAACCCGGCATCCCTCATGTGGACTGCCTCGGGCCTAACTCTGGCCTGGTCGAAAACCTTTATCCCGGTGCTGAAGCCAAGGTGAAAAACCCTCTAGATAAAAACGGTGAATTCGTCACTCTGGGGCGCGTGACCTATGGTAAACGCAGCACGGAAGAGCTGGCCAAGCAGTATAAGCCCAGCACCCTGCTGCCTGCCACCTCGACAAGCGGTGGTGCCTCTCCATTACCTGTGCTCGAAGCGGTAAACGCCCCTGGCGAATGATTTTAAAATCTTCAGCGATGTCTTTTTTTAGCAGCCCTGTTCGAGCAGGGCTGCTTTGTTTTTTTCTGCTCGGCGCTCTGCTGCCCGCACAGGCACGGGATACTGATGAGTCGGTGCGACGCCTGTATTCGCGTGCTCAGAAATTGATGTCTGAAGGCGAGGCTGAAGAGGCTCTGGAACGCTTTCTCAATGTGGTCAAACATTACCCCCGCACGGAGTGGTCGGCCTTGTCATTGTGGGAGGTGTATCGCATCAACATTCATCTGGGTGATGATGAAGCCGCCTTTGAGGCCCTGAACCGTCTCATTGTGGAGCAGCCCGGCCATTTTGAAAAAGCCCATGCCGCGCAGCTTCAGTTGGTGCAGCGACTGCTGGGCAACGGCAAAGAAAGCCGCCGCACGCTGGAAGTGGCCCGTAAATCTCAGATCACGCCACCTGAAATCCTGGTGGAGATGCTGAAGACCGTAATCAAAAACGGCCCTCAGAGTGAGGTAGGCATTCAGGCACATTATTACCTCGCCATTGCCCAAGAGAAAGCGGGGGAAAAGAAGGTGGCCATCGCCACTCATGAAGACTTTACGGAAACGTATCCCCGACATGAATTGGCGGATGATGCGGGTTACCAGGTGGCCTACATCGCCTACAAAGACTGGAAGACCATGCGCAGCAATGGCCCCCACCAGCGCGAAGGTGCGGCAGTCTCTCTCGCGTGGTTCATCGCTCGTTTTCCTGAAAGTGATAAGGTAGCCCAGGCCCGCTCCTGCCTCTCGGAGGTGCGTGCTTCTGAAATGCGTGAGTTGTTAGGCCTCGCACGCTATTATGAAGGGCGGGGGAATGAAAAAGCGGCTGCCGTTTATTATGAACAATTGGCCGAGCGTTTTCCAGAAGCCGTCGTGGCAGATAAAACCCTGGCTGATAAGATCCTGAAGACCCAACCGACCACCGAAATTATCGGTGCAGTGAGGTGAGGGAAGTGTCACGCTCTTTGAGTCGTTCATCGGCCGTTTTCGCGCATCTTAAGGGTAGATGTTGCGTCGCACATGGCTTCAGGGCTGGCTCATCGGGACTGCGCGTACAGTCACGGGTCTGGCCTGGGCACGTGGAATGGTGATGGAAGTGACCGCTTTACAAACAGGACCGGGCGCATTGTATTTGTCCTTGGCCAGCTTTCCTGCCTTGCAGTCGATAGGGGGCTCTGTGCAGGTGAATCTCAGTGCGGTGGACACGGCCCTCATTGTGACGCGTGCTTCGGCTTCCGTCTTCCATGCGCTAGATTCGGTTTGCACGCACGCAGGTTGCACCGTGGGCACCTTTGTTCAGCAACAGGGTTACATGCAGTGCCCTTGCCATGGCTCCCGTTATGACATCCAAGGTCAGGTGGTGCGCGGACCTGCGGAAGGGAATCTGGCCTCGTTTGGCATTGATTTTGACGGGGCTGATGAGTTGAAAATCTCTCTGCCGAACTTGCCCCTGGATGTGAAACCCATCCAGCTTTACCGCCGCGCTGGAAATCGCCTGCGCCTGAAG
This is a stretch of genomic DNA from Prosthecobacter dejongeii. It encodes these proteins:
- a CDS encoding outer membrane protein, which translates into the protein MRSLALLTLTFCALAAPAAELELKSLGGEGAAQKRKYGPFVGVSVGESFGQSGDVKIGDKRFSLDDSDGAASFSIEVGKSWKMKRLPILASVDVEGTFMSTELKGRSADANQPAGGGRLATDTVSYQADMNSLFFNLNGTLALDLYRYRARIGKFAAGFRPYVGAGFGGGQVWYRNATAKSRAQFNNTGTNTASTTPFSVDEFINSWNWYAGVEWTWKDQYSIFAEYRDFHVGDLEELTNFASDGYLIGFRYRY
- the bamD gene encoding outer membrane protein assembly factor BamD, with translation MSFFSSPVRAGLLCFFLLGALLPAQARDTDESVRRLYSRAQKLMSEGEAEEALERFLNVVKHYPRTEWSALSLWEVYRINIHLGDDEAAFEALNRLIVEQPGHFEKAHAAQLQLVQRLLGNGKESRRTLEVARKSQITPPEILVEMLKTVIKNGPQSEVGIQAHYYLAIAQEKAGEKKVAIATHEDFTETYPRHELADDAGYQVAYIAYKDWKTMRSNGPHQREGAAVSLAWFIARFPESDKVAQARSCLSEVRASEMRELLGLARYYEGRGNEKAAAVYYEQLAERFPEAVVADKTLADKILKTQPTTEIIGAVR
- a CDS encoding UbiA family prenyltransferase, which translates into the protein MLRAWLELARISNLPTVWTNVTAAWLLAGGPWMDAKLGWLLLAGSLLYTGGMILNDAADAKFDREHKKERPIPSGKISAGTAWGVGLGMMALGATLAICTAGASVGITVALVSAILFYDLYHKPWPGAVWVMGSCRVLLYLMASSALPGSGASIHGWMNGDGLIFALTLGAYIVGLTMVARMEAKGALTSRLRAFFAKGLLYAPALVATVFWLSRANWRLISLLGDLTPLAPLPFILLFIGMVAYATRVMHQGGPAIGRAVGILLAGIAVVDALAVMQVSLSLACGFVLMAPLLRLWQRWIAAT
- a CDS encoding EamA family transporter, translating into MSSPSILVESSTSLPSVAGPLRPPFSLVIAAFAAVYLIWGSTYLGIRLAIDSIPPLLMAGSRFVTAGGVLYLVMRMRGAPRPDWDHWRGSIIIGGLLLMAGNGGVCWTQQTVPSGVAALIVASVPLWIMLVDWLRPQGLRPTRRVVAGLFIGMTGVAVIILGRGALGQRVVEPVAALVLVGANICWALGSIYARHARKPSSALLGVAMQMLCGGGLQLLLGLILGEAQDLNLAAITPTSAWAFVYLTFIGSLVGFTAYIWLLQVSTPARVSTHAYVNPLVAVLLGSWFLHEPISQNVIIAGALVLFSVLLITRSSPSPK
- a CDS encoding 3-dehydroquinate synthase; its protein translation is MNETQPPMLEKKIRLEYAHRILFTRDVFAAANTTICDLLLLDHPNKVPRVLVFVDDHVASANPQLLDNIRSYARAHAEVLDLAGEPVILPGGEPCKNDFSLVQQCWQAINDAGLDRHSYVFVIGGGATLDLVCFAAATAHRGIRHVRFPTTTLSQGDGGVGVKNGVNYFEKKNWVGSFAVPFAVVNDFAFLESLPERERRNGIIEAIKVSLIRDRAFFEEIEQMAPALARLEQPALERVVQRSAELHVEHIATGGDPFELGSARPLDFGHWAAHKLEQITHFAVTHGEAVAIGMAVDLLYSVKKGILDAPTAQRVMRLVEQIGFEIYHPSLLAEGRTGEPTILEGLEEFREHLGGELTVTLVPKVGQKLEVHEMDRELILEAVEELRVHAEANHLAPAGR
- a CDS encoding ribonuclease III domain-containing protein; this encodes MANPSQSESIDQLRQDAWVGDAVLELYVRSYILRLHGKVDAEMKTRFTCNQFLNCVGNPTKVEADIGIIYQKSGLETAFAWIRENLEPLFIKQEAKRVRTGK
- a CDS encoding methyltransferase domain-containing protein — translated: MNTLSVSDFYLPPASASAADLPARRSAGTHASFALPLMRPGMRLLDCGCGHGSITLGLAERVRPGGIIGIDVQGDSLAQANEKAAERGLNAAFLQANLYELSFGAAEFDGVFSHALFEHLAHPLVALRELRRVMKPGAFIALRSLDWGGFVLEPWDETVAAALETCKQMQAQKGGDIHAGRKLPAWLRAAGFHHVTPSASYEIHPSTTLIAGDLAQQLEQGGHTEAAQNMCQWATQRGALVAQSWFEAVGWKPWM
- a CDS encoding QcrA and Rieske domain-containing protein; translated protein: MLRRTWLQGWLIGTARTVTGLAWARGMVMEVTALQTGPGALYLSLASFPALQSIGGSVQVNLSAVDTALIVTRASASVFHALDSVCTHAGCTVGTFVQQQGYMQCPCHGSRYDIQGQVVRGPAEGNLASFGIDFDGADELKISLPNLPLDVKPIQLYRRAGNRLRLKLTFEGESGRRYQLRFKADVTSVFSRVAFAVTPNGLTETLEITVTSDGPRHLYVEAATQRGFYTVNEVE
- a CDS encoding tetratricopeptide repeat protein, with translation MMRPLLMLCLALLTVLLHAQQPSRPAPAPAAVLDPISPNVPAGPGEPALPQNAGFPVDVNNYENPLLLFQSEKRDLPMADEENLELLPPISPYLPGEQAPAGTPDKPLTPEELELRSLGAKVAASVVGIRVWDEFGNQISSGVGCFVTKDGVILTDTGLLHPEIAEKVDYITTTGADGTNHKVAGFYLADLVTGVTLLQSETRDTTPLELAPDTDFAQERACHVLAVSEKRGLVLADAKVQMDPALTGLGWLNLKGTDSPGAVGSPVLSKAGRVMAVVGMKVPLQSWMNFALPCDAAAFELRKNRAPMQPLSKLPQSPKLREVANDPEFVAAFATLQQKRVESAMRKLVQLTRKYPRSAECWALLGLSATYLGASPEALNCQRKAVALDPKAGLYWHQLAFAKLRESPGGLPDTTEDREALELAVEQRPNDQLAWLLLASRHVRDGDLGKADDALRRVTLLAPGYAQAHYLQAYVRGRLKDYDGAQAAISQSLKLNAGYSEAWYYQGLLFDKQGDPGEATKAYRNTVRLRPTHPQAWMNLAYAYKKMGRETEAREAFKEHQKRTMKAK